Proteins from a genomic interval of Sporolactobacillus sp. Y61:
- a CDS encoding nucleotidyltransferase, whose protein sequence is MKIAGIITEYNPLHNGHLYQLNWIRRELNPDLIIIVMSGDFVQRGEPAVLSKWDRAQWALKAGADLVFELPYIFSVGKADIFALGAVSVLNQAGATHLIFGSEDGRIDAFIRTVDLIEAHHAAYDHALMRALHTGLSYPNAHAAAYRLIAEREAANTVDLTRPNNSLGFHYIRAIRKLNSSMTPITLKRIQSDHSDPGFHQDARIASSTSIRSHLLNQHTDEGLDNKVPDYVYSLLMNRKTSGCLMDWNACFPYLKYRLLSSTPGQLKEIYECEEGIEHRLLSCIRSAESFRQFIGMVKTKRYTWSRLQRLSTHILTHTLKEEVREPAQKGELSYLRPLGMNLKGQNWLSHMRKQFQVPLISKIHKHHPPLLDADSRAAGIYDFISGRASSFLPDTGQIPLRFNEIKGLFQGNGSSRQ, encoded by the coding sequence ATGAAAATAGCCGGAATCATAACAGAATATAATCCGTTGCACAACGGGCATCTTTATCAATTGAACTGGATCCGCCGCGAACTTAATCCCGATCTGATAATTATCGTTATGAGCGGCGATTTTGTCCAGCGCGGCGAACCGGCCGTTCTGTCAAAATGGGATCGGGCGCAATGGGCGTTAAAAGCAGGGGCTGATCTTGTGTTTGAACTGCCTTATATTTTCTCTGTCGGAAAGGCAGATATTTTTGCGCTCGGAGCCGTTTCCGTTCTGAATCAGGCAGGCGCTACACATCTGATATTCGGCAGCGAAGACGGCCGGATCGATGCATTTATCCGAACTGTCGATCTGATTGAAGCACACCATGCCGCATATGATCATGCGTTAATGCGTGCTTTGCATACGGGATTGAGTTACCCTAATGCACATGCGGCTGCCTACCGTCTGATAGCTGAAAGGGAAGCGGCAAATACGGTTGATCTGACCCGGCCGAATAACAGCCTCGGCTTCCACTACATCCGGGCGATAAGAAAATTGAACAGTTCCATGACCCCGATTACCTTGAAACGAATCCAGTCTGACCACAGTGATCCTGGTTTCCATCAGGATGCCCGCATCGCCAGTTCAACAAGTATCCGCAGCCATTTACTGAATCAGCATACTGATGAAGGGCTGGACAACAAGGTCCCTGATTATGTTTATTCTTTACTGATGAACCGGAAAACATCCGGCTGTCTGATGGATTGGAATGCTTGTTTTCCCTATCTGAAGTATCGGCTTCTGTCTTCAACACCCGGGCAGCTGAAAGAAATCTATGAGTGTGAGGAAGGCATAGAACACCGCCTTCTGTCCTGCATCAGATCAGCTGAAAGTTTCAGACAGTTTATTGGTATGGTAAAAACGAAACGTTATACCTGGTCGCGGCTGCAGAGGCTCTCAACGCATATTCTGACGCACACCCTAAAAGAGGAAGTCAGGGAACCTGCACAGAAGGGTGAGCTATCATATCTCCGGCCGCTCGGTATGAACTTGAAAGGGCAGAACTGGCTTTCCCACATGCGCAAACAGTTTCAGGTCCCGTTGATTTCAAAAATTCATAAACATCACCCTCCGCTTCTGGACGCTGATTCGCGGGCTGCCGGGATTTATGATTTCATTTCCGGCAGAGCTTCGTCATTCCTACCGGACACAGGCCAGATCCCCCTCCGTTTCAACGAAATCAAAGGTCTTTTTCAAGGTAATGGAAGCTCCCGCCAGTAA
- the rsmD gene encoding 16S rRNA (guanine(966)-N(2))-methyltransferase RsmD, which translates to MIAGENRGRALKTVSGRMTRPTTDKVKESLFNMIGPYFNEGSVLDLYGGSGGLGIEALSRGADSAVFVDRAAAACRIISENVVHCGYSDRSRIYRLDALMALEKLAENGYTFDYIFLDPPYAKEHLVQDIERLLSRNLLNHQASIIAEHDVQVSLPESFGEALNVWKHRTYQGRTAITIYQFKKDNQGSDSL; encoded by the coding sequence GTGATTGCCGGAGAAAACAGAGGAAGGGCGCTTAAAACCGTTTCCGGACGGATGACGCGCCCGACCACGGATAAAGTAAAGGAATCGCTGTTTAATATGATCGGCCCTTATTTTAATGAGGGCTCTGTACTTGACCTGTATGGCGGAAGCGGCGGACTGGGTATTGAAGCCCTGAGCCGAGGCGCGGATTCTGCGGTATTCGTTGACAGGGCAGCAGCAGCCTGCCGGATTATCAGCGAAAATGTGGTTCACTGCGGCTATTCCGATCGCAGCAGGATCTATCGTCTTGATGCGCTGATGGCACTGGAAAAACTGGCTGAAAACGGTTACACCTTTGATTATATTTTTCTGGATCCGCCCTATGCAAAAGAACATCTTGTTCAGGATATAGAGAGGCTTCTCAGTAGAAACCTGCTGAACCATCAGGCTTCGATCATTGCCGAACACGATGTTCAGGTCAGCCTTCCTGAATCGTTCGGAGAGGCGCTCAATGTATGGAAACATCGGACCTATCAGGGAAGAACGGCCATAACGATATATCAGTTTAAAAAGGATAATCAGGGAAGTGATTCATTGTGA
- the ylbJ gene encoding sporulation integral membrane protein YlbJ, with translation MGRTRHATYFLGICSAGIALLMIIYPETAVRASFQGLQMWWENVFPALFPFFVLTELMIGFGVVTFAGVLLEPVMRPVFRVPGIGGFVFMMGLVSGYPAGARMTAQLYKEQKLTKSEAERLSSFTNFSNPLFLFSVTAVQFFHQASLGIVFALAHYFGNIGVGLIMRAYKPLPFQKKRTHSHFSLFARALRSMHSERMIRYEPLGKMLGDAVISSVRTLLVIGGFIMLFSMLYQLFRETGTVTWIGSITGPLFELAGLTPELGQALLPGIFEMTIGVHEVAVTGAPVLERVIVGSALLGFCGFSIQAQTVSILSQAGLSAKPFLIGRLIHAILSGIAAFLFYHMLHIGEKMTGPSAVPATAGTPVYSEIQLGPIMTASVLILFILILLKRMQSGRHQ, from the coding sequence ATGGGACGTACACGACACGCAACCTATTTTCTCGGAATATGTTCCGCAGGCATTGCCCTTTTAATGATTATTTATCCGGAGACGGCCGTACGTGCCTCTTTTCAGGGTCTGCAAATGTGGTGGGAGAACGTATTCCCTGCCCTGTTTCCTTTTTTTGTTCTGACCGAGCTGATGATCGGTTTTGGTGTTGTTACGTTTGCCGGCGTTCTGCTTGAACCGGTCATGCGGCCGGTATTCAGGGTTCCGGGTATTGGCGGATTTGTGTTCATGATGGGTCTTGTTTCCGGCTATCCGGCCGGTGCACGGATGACTGCCCAATTGTATAAAGAACAGAAACTGACAAAATCTGAGGCAGAGCGGTTATCCAGCTTTACAAATTTCAGTAACCCCCTCTTTCTGTTCAGTGTGACGGCCGTACAGTTCTTCCACCAGGCTTCGCTCGGCATCGTGTTTGCACTGGCTCATTATTTCGGAAATATCGGGGTAGGACTCATCATGCGGGCATATAAGCCCTTACCTTTTCAGAAAAAAAGAACCCATAGTCACTTCTCATTATTTGCAAGAGCACTGAGAAGCATGCACAGTGAACGAATGATCAGATACGAGCCCCTCGGTAAAATGCTGGGAGATGCCGTGATCTCATCCGTCCGTACATTACTTGTAATAGGTGGATTTATCATGCTGTTTTCCATGCTTTACCAATTGTTCAGAGAAACCGGAACGGTAACCTGGATCGGTTCGATTACTGGACCACTTTTTGAATTAGCAGGACTGACACCGGAACTCGGTCAGGCCTTGTTGCCGGGAATCTTTGAAATGACTATCGGGGTACATGAAGTTGCGGTAACAGGCGCCCCTGTGCTGGAACGGGTAATTGTCGGCAGTGCTTTACTGGGTTTCTGCGGTTTTTCCATCCAGGCTCAGACGGTCAGTATTCTTTCTCAGGCCGGTCTCAGTGCGAAACCGTTCCTCATCGGCCGGCTGATTCACGCCATACTTTCCGGTATCGCAGCCTTCCTGTTCTATCACATGCTGCACATCGGAGAAAAGATGACGGGACCATCTGCTGTTCCAGCGACTGCCGGCACGCCCGTTTATTCCGAAATTCAGCTCGGACCCATCATGACTGCTTCAGTCCTGATCCTTTTCATTCTTATTCTGCTGAAAAGAATGCAGTCCGGGAGGCATCAGTGA
- the ylbD gene encoding spore coat protein YlbD: MTEDRTNDAKKRFKAFLRRNPKIITYVREHDKRWSEVFDDWVIFGESHEIWEKYGGRSNQSDQSDQKKETGAQLSWHKIMEKVDHIDTRQWQERLNTLNGAITGIQTLIGQFRQETKTDSQGQGQSGQDRSLEDGRRPPFYFRRD; the protein is encoded by the coding sequence ATGACTGAAGACAGAACGAACGATGCAAAGAAACGTTTTAAAGCTTTTTTACGCCGAAATCCCAAGATCATTACCTATGTCCGGGAGCATGATAAAAGGTGGAGCGAAGTCTTTGATGATTGGGTTATCTTTGGTGAATCTCATGAGATCTGGGAAAAGTACGGGGGGCGTTCGAATCAGTCGGATCAGTCGGATCAAAAAAAAGAAACAGGCGCGCAACTGTCATGGCATAAAATTATGGAAAAAGTAGACCACATTGATACCCGGCAATGGCAGGAGAGGCTGAATACGCTGAACGGTGCAATTACCGGAATTCAGACCCTCATTGGCCAGTTCAGGCAGGAGACAAAAACAGACAGTCAGGGACAGGGGCAGAGCGGGCAGGACAGATCTCTTGAAGACGGACGCAGACCGCCATTCTATTTCAGAAGGGATTGA
- the cyoE gene encoding heme o synthase, translated as MNKTMVTEQQLERNTASYDPPAERHLIKDVLTTIKIGIVNSNLMTAFTGVWLALYFTGQTLSDFLWPVIFVMAGTALVIAGGCSLNNYIDRDIDPLMVRTRDRPSATGRFNGLTVLRMGAFLSLAGLVLLLTASPAAALFGLIGLCTYVLIYTMWLKRTYSINTVVGSFAGAVPPLIGWAAIDPSMASPIPWTLFLIMFLWQPPHFLALAIKKVEDYRRAGIPMLPVVAGFAITQRQMVIYVAVLIPASLLLYPLGVFYLTAALIMGAGWLGYAVYGLFTKNRAKWSKVMFILSLNYMTLLFLTMIVATFFD; from the coding sequence ATGAACAAAACGATGGTTACAGAACAGCAACTGGAAAGGAATACTGCCTCCTATGATCCTCCGGCTGAGCGGCATCTTATAAAAGATGTTCTGACAACCATAAAAATAGGTATCGTCAATTCAAATCTGATGACCGCTTTTACAGGTGTCTGGCTGGCTCTTTACTTTACCGGACAGACTCTTTCTGATTTCCTCTGGCCGGTGATCTTTGTCATGGCTGGCACAGCACTGGTCATTGCCGGCGGCTGTTCTTTGAACAACTATATTGACCGGGATATTGATCCCCTGATGGTACGGACACGTGACAGACCCTCTGCGACAGGGAGGTTCAATGGATTGACAGTGCTCAGAATGGGGGCCTTCCTGTCACTGGCCGGGCTGGTCCTGCTTCTTACTGCTTCACCGGCCGCAGCATTGTTTGGTTTGATCGGACTTTGCACTTATGTCCTGATCTATACCATGTGGCTGAAACGAACCTACTCGATCAACACCGTTGTGGGCAGTTTCGCCGGTGCCGTGCCCCCGCTTATCGGATGGGCGGCGATTGATCCCTCTATGGCTTCACCGATTCCGTGGACTCTGTTTCTTATCATGTTTTTATGGCAGCCGCCTCATTTTCTTGCACTGGCAATAAAAAAAGTGGAAGATTATCGACGCGCCGGAATACCGATGCTGCCCGTAGTGGCAGGTTTTGCGATCACTCAGCGTCAGATGGTTATTTATGTTGCGGTACTGATTCCCGCTTCGTTATTACTTTATCCCCTTGGTGTTTTTTATTTAACAGCTGCGCTGATTATGGGGGCGGGATGGCTTGGCTATGCGGTTTATGGTCTGTTTACGAAAAACAGGGCCAAATGGTCAAAAGTCATGTTTATCCTGTCTTTGAATTATATGACTCTTCTTTTTCTGACCATGATTGTTGCCACGTTTTTTGACTGA
- a CDS encoding SepM family pheromone-processing serine protease — MRKRRRIIQGLIMVLALTLLTLFFIRLPYFVQSPGKAQSMAGMVKVSDAYPVNGNYRLVYIYLGQANIYQYLWAKFDGNKYTTLIREKNIRLPDEDDTAYNLRQKNYMTGAQQSAAYIAYKTAGKHPKLVQQGVLVLDVIPSMPASKVLKSGDVIIGMGNHRITSIKDMNALIGGKKAGDRLALTIVRNKQVKTVSVEIGKFPKRLAEAGKKEGIGIYQSEQAKVDVNPPVKFDIQNIGGPSAGLMMTLEIYDQLTKQDLAAGRDIAGTGTIELDGSVGPIGGISEKIVGADQSGTDIFFAPVAEHEYEAAKKTAKEIGSEMKIVPVKTFEDAVRYLEKTRN, encoded by the coding sequence TTGCGAAAAAGGAGAAGAATTATTCAGGGCCTGATTATGGTCCTGGCCCTGACGCTGCTCACATTATTTTTCATCAGGCTCCCTTATTTTGTACAGAGCCCCGGAAAAGCCCAGTCCATGGCCGGTATGGTAAAAGTCAGTGATGCTTATCCCGTCAATGGTAATTACAGACTGGTATACATATATCTGGGCCAGGCCAATATTTATCAATATCTTTGGGCCAAATTTGACGGAAACAAGTACACGACTCTGATTCGGGAAAAGAATATCCGGCTGCCCGATGAGGATGATACAGCGTATAACCTGCGACAGAAAAATTACATGACCGGTGCCCAGCAAAGTGCTGCGTATATTGCCTATAAAACGGCTGGAAAACATCCGAAACTTGTACAGCAGGGGGTGCTCGTTCTTGATGTGATCCCCTCCATGCCTGCAAGCAAGGTGCTGAAGAGCGGAGATGTCATTATCGGCATGGGAAACCACAGGATTACTTCGATTAAGGATATGAATGCGCTCATCGGAGGGAAAAAGGCAGGGGATCGCCTGGCTTTGACGATTGTCCGGAACAAGCAGGTAAAAACCGTTTCTGTTGAAATTGGAAAATTTCCGAAGCGTCTTGCCGAAGCCGGAAAAAAAGAAGGGATCGGTATCTATCAGAGTGAACAGGCCAAAGTGGATGTCAATCCGCCGGTGAAATTTGATATTCAGAATATTGGCGGTCCTTCAGCCGGTCTTATGATGACACTGGAAATTTATGATCAGCTGACGAAACAGGATCTGGCGGCGGGGAGAGATATCGCCGGGACAGGAACGATCGAGTTAGATGGTTCAGTAGGACCGATCGGCGGCATTTCTGAAAAAATTGTCGGAGCAGATCAATCAGGTACAGATATCTTTTTTGCCCCTGTAGCTGAGCATGAGTATGAAGCAGCGAAAAAAACGGCTAAAGAGATCGGTTCTGAGATGAAAATTGTCCCAGTCAAAACGTTTGAAGACGCCGTCCGTTATCTGGAAAAGACGAGGAACTGA
- a CDS encoding IS1380 family transposase, which produces MTTLSQITLDFNRKIKLSNDGGELSSDSGQLLFKEFDEKIGFSKTFERHLILNDSRKSPFYSNAKLFRQKIYQLLAGYSEDDSADALIHDPVFTQVVETSKLASQPTLSRFYYRFDQNTLDQLAVANQKLLDKVHRYRKSRALIIDLDSTHVDTYGKQESSDYNAHYGTIGFHPLVAFDGATGDFLKAKLRPGNRYTSHGVADFVRPILEHYNEHFPETTPFLRGDSGFATPELYELCEEESVYYAIRLKSNAILQRMAEELHPNDASTGETQCYYEEMAYQAKSWDKPRKVIVQSVRPASELFFTHTFIVTNLVECFSPKQVVLTYQKRGTMENYIKEAKSGFSLDQLSSHKFEINEGRLMLSLIAYNLTNWMRTLTFPEGQKNMQIETIRTRIVKVASKLVRSGRSLYFKLSSSFVYQDFLWKVLGRIQKLQIE; this is translated from the coding sequence ATGACTACTTTATCGCAAATCACGTTAGATTTCAATCGAAAAATCAAACTATCAAACGATGGTGGTGAACTTTCTTCAGATAGCGGTCAACTGCTTTTTAAGGAGTTTGACGAGAAAATCGGTTTCTCAAAGACGTTTGAACGCCATTTGATACTGAATGATTCGCGCAAGAGTCCGTTCTATTCCAACGCAAAACTCTTTCGCCAGAAGATCTATCAGCTGCTGGCCGGTTACTCCGAGGATGACTCAGCCGATGCATTGATTCATGATCCCGTGTTTACCCAGGTTGTTGAAACATCCAAACTGGCGTCACAACCGACGTTATCCCGCTTTTATTATCGTTTCGACCAGAATACTCTTGATCAGCTCGCAGTGGCCAATCAGAAATTACTGGACAAAGTTCATCGATATCGCAAGAGCCGGGCACTGATTATTGACCTGGATTCCACTCACGTCGATACGTACGGCAAGCAGGAATCCTCAGACTATAATGCACATTACGGTACCATCGGCTTCCATCCATTGGTGGCGTTCGACGGGGCGACGGGAGATTTTTTGAAGGCGAAACTGCGTCCCGGAAATCGCTATACTTCTCATGGGGTCGCGGACTTTGTTCGGCCGATTCTGGAACACTACAACGAGCACTTTCCGGAAACCACGCCGTTCCTTCGTGGCGACAGCGGTTTTGCCACGCCTGAGCTCTACGAGCTGTGCGAAGAAGAATCCGTCTACTACGCGATTCGCCTGAAGTCGAATGCCATACTCCAGCGGATGGCTGAGGAGCTTCATCCCAACGATGCGTCGACCGGGGAGACCCAGTGTTACTATGAAGAAATGGCGTACCAGGCGAAGTCTTGGGACAAGCCCAGAAAAGTAATCGTTCAATCGGTTCGCCCGGCTAGCGAACTCTTCTTCACGCATACCTTTATCGTGACCAATCTGGTTGAATGCTTCTCCCCGAAACAAGTCGTTCTGACTTATCAGAAACGAGGGACCATGGAAAACTACATCAAGGAAGCCAAATCCGGATTCAGTCTGGATCAACTGTCCAGTCACAAATTTGAAATTAACGAAGGCCGATTGATGCTCAGCCTGATCGCCTACAATTTAACGAACTGGATGCGTACACTGACGTTTCCAGAGGGGCAGAAGAACATGCAAATTGAAACCATTCGAACCCGGATCGTGAAAGTGGCCAGTAAGTTGGTGAGGTCGGGGCGCTCCCTTTATTTCAAGCTGTCCTCCAGCTTTGTCTATCAGGACTTCCTCTGGAAAGTACTCGGACGGATTCAAAAACTTCAAATCGAATAG
- a CDS encoding YlbG family protein has protein sequence MQIQERDGLIIWLYHTKHLRILKRYGYLHYVSKRMKYAVLYCNHEATNSVVEKLSKLKFVRKVDYSHLQEIKTTYENGKTKNEERDSVFN, from the coding sequence ATGCAGATCCAAGAGAGAGATGGTTTAATCATCTGGCTTTATCATACGAAGCACCTGCGTATTCTGAAGCGTTACGGGTATCTACATTACGTTTCAAAAAGAATGAAATATGCGGTATTATATTGTAACCATGAAGCGACGAATTCCGTCGTTGAAAAATTGTCTAAACTTAAATTTGTCCGGAAGGTTGACTATTCTCATTTGCAGGAGATAAAGACGACATATGAGAATGGGAAAACAAAGAACGAAGAAAGAGACAGTGTCTTTAATTAA
- a CDS encoding GNAT family N-acetyltransferase: MSKIIKIMPEDAGRLLPLITQLSRESDFIPELFREAIMSKADPENMLRALLKQNHMTVLAEEDGEVMNGYLLLQGNRLPQAMHRAEIMLAVRGDRRRQGCGRRLVHAAEVQAKEKGIVRLELTVASVNRPAMLLFGTSGYRVEGIRRGALKVGETWIDTFYMAKWLGSDEKFSGEKRLSAADTGENGYGSSFFGREDSV, translated from the coding sequence GTGAGCAAAATAATAAAAATCATGCCGGAAGATGCCGGCCGTTTATTACCTCTTATCACTCAACTGTCGCGGGAAAGTGATTTTATTCCGGAGTTATTCCGAGAGGCCATCATGTCGAAAGCTGATCCGGAAAACATGCTCCGTGCCCTTCTGAAACAGAATCATATGACGGTTCTTGCTGAAGAAGATGGAGAGGTGATGAACGGTTATCTTCTTCTGCAGGGGAATCGTTTGCCACAGGCGATGCATCGGGCAGAGATCATGCTGGCTGTTCGAGGTGATCGGAGAAGGCAGGGATGTGGAAGAAGACTTGTTCATGCAGCGGAAGTTCAGGCAAAAGAAAAAGGCATTGTGCGCCTGGAACTGACGGTGGCCTCTGTCAATCGGCCGGCTATGCTTCTGTTTGGGACTTCAGGCTACAGGGTTGAAGGGATCCGAAGAGGGGCGCTGAAGGTCGGGGAAACATGGATTGACACGTTTTATATGGCTAAATGGCTGGGATCAGACGAGAAATTCAGTGGAGAAAAACGTTTATCAGCCGCAGATACTGGCGAAAATGGGTACGGATCATCATTTTTCGGCAGGGAGGATTCAGTGTGA
- a CDS encoding YlbE-like family protein codes for MRPEIQQYLHDRPEELIFVRLHPEWYRILSRSPWETGRLKKAADLFYGRTMSQRLDRFSENAAMISMLMSMAQSMTSKNTGE; via the coding sequence ATGAGACCGGAAATTCAGCAATATCTGCATGACAGACCCGAGGAACTGATATTTGTACGGCTGCATCCCGAATGGTACAGGATATTGTCCCGATCGCCATGGGAAACAGGCCGGCTTAAAAAAGCGGCAGATCTTTTCTATGGGCGAACCATGAGCCAGAGACTTGATCGTTTCAGCGAAAATGCAGCTATGATCTCCATGCTGATGAGTATGGCCCAGTCAATGACGTCGAAAAATACAGGAGAATGA
- a CDS encoding CAP domain-containing protein — translation MRKTNIIIFLIAVMVFAATFLLSLVSFPESDGSDANRDPRTTAGTSHIESDFKVPKSGIHTFIGKQVSEITRDLGKPERIDPTPFGYDWYIYGRNSERYLQIGIDSQTRRVTTIYALGKELSIPPFKMGEASQKVYSQVRVSDTPSLNYRGTSIHFELNEEDMMVRPLIKFGKGWVQLNFDHVTDRLTGVRYMTTKVLAEQHPYSMTYSGQLPSPQETLNDKEWETVNQAEDKQILDMSNVLRKRFHLEPLRWSEEAHRAAYKHSREMYTKKYFSHDSKWSGDLSARLKRENIRFRAAGENIAAKYPDAVAVTLGWLNSIDHRKNLLSDIYTELGVGSYKNFYTQDFVTPQDF, via the coding sequence ATGCGCAAAACCAATATCATTATTTTTCTGATTGCTGTAATGGTTTTTGCAGCAACTTTTCTCCTCAGTCTGGTCAGTTTTCCTGAATCAGACGGGTCAGACGCCAATCGGGATCCGAGAACGACTGCAGGTACTTCACATATTGAATCCGATTTTAAGGTTCCGAAAAGTGGTATTCACACCTTTATCGGTAAACAGGTATCCGAAATTACCCGGGATTTAGGTAAGCCGGAGCGGATCGATCCAACCCCATTCGGTTATGACTGGTATATATACGGAAGAAACTCTGAACGTTATCTGCAGATCGGTATTGACAGTCAGACCCGACGAGTGACGACGATCTATGCCCTGGGTAAAGAGCTGTCCATTCCCCCTTTTAAAATGGGTGAGGCATCACAGAAAGTTTACTCACAGGTCCGGGTCAGTGATACGCCTTCTCTTAACTACAGAGGGACATCGATTCATTTTGAATTAAACGAGGAAGATATGATGGTCCGTCCTCTGATTAAATTCGGGAAAGGGTGGGTTCAGCTTAACTTTGACCATGTGACCGACCGGCTGACCGGGGTAAGATATATGACGACAAAGGTACTCGCCGAACAGCATCCCTATTCCATGACCTACAGCGGGCAGTTACCTTCGCCTCAGGAAACACTTAATGATAAGGAATGGGAAACGGTTAATCAGGCAGAAGATAAGCAAATTCTCGATATGAGTAATGTGCTCAGAAAGAGATTCCATCTCGAACCCCTGAGATGGAGTGAGGAAGCACATCGGGCAGCCTATAAACACAGTAGAGAAATGTATACCAAAAAATATTTTTCACATGATTCAAAGTGGTCAGGTGATTTAAGCGCCAGACTGAAAAGGGAAAACATCCGGTTCAGAGCTGCCGGTGAGAATATTGCCGCAAAATATCCGGATGCCGTCGCGGTCACTCTTGGCTGGTTGAACAGTATCGATCACAGGAAGAATCTTTTAAGCGACATATATACTGAACTGGGCGTTGGCTCTTATAAAAATTTTTATACTCAGGATTTTGTCACGCCGCAGGATTTTTAA
- a CDS encoding YlbF family regulator, with the protein MVTMESVSLLDEAEQLADMLTHSELYEKYMICRNHVAASSSAQQVIRKFKIIREKYNEVQRFGRYHPDFKKVIRQMMDVKREVDLHPVIADYKHAEKELDDLLGQVSLELARSVSKSVKVPTGDPFFDRACNAGCGAGGKCKCRTTRSA; encoded by the coding sequence ATGGTTACAATGGAAAGTGTGTCGTTACTTGACGAGGCGGAACAACTCGCTGATATGCTGACACACTCAGAACTCTATGAGAAATATATGATTTGCAGAAATCATGTTGCAGCCAGCTCCTCAGCACAGCAGGTTATTCGTAAATTTAAAATCATCCGTGAAAAATATAATGAAGTGCAACGTTTTGGAAGATATCATCCTGATTTTAAAAAGGTAATCAGGCAAATGATGGATGTCAAGCGGGAAGTTGACTTGCATCCCGTGATAGCCGATTATAAGCATGCAGAGAAGGAACTGGACGATCTGCTTGGACAGGTCAGCCTTGAACTTGCACGATCTGTTTCCAAGTCTGTCAAAGTACCAACCGGTGATCCTTTCTTTGACCGTGCATGCAATGCAGGGTGCGGTGCCGGTGGTAAGTGCAAATGCCGCACAACCCGTTCGGCATAA
- a CDS encoding DUF6376 family protein, with the protein MKKMERLLLTGCMALILTGCSLLEDTNDVLTYVNQSTQYVSKVSSFAQDLPSLSGNAITDRQAQRELEEELQAMEEDILSFSEQKAPKIVSDLHDQMITQNEKLREGINGMQAQLADGRLTPQFLHDSGMMRTIEQITGIYNQIQQFGGE; encoded by the coding sequence ATGAAAAAGATGGAACGCCTTTTACTGACCGGTTGCATGGCCCTGATCCTGACGGGCTGTTCCCTTCTCGAAGATACCAACGATGTCCTGACTTACGTCAATCAATCCACTCAGTATGTCAGTAAGGTAAGCAGCTTTGCACAGGATCTGCCTTCGCTTTCAGGAAATGCGATAACAGACAGGCAGGCGCAGCGCGAGCTTGAGGAAGAGTTACAGGCCATGGAGGAAGATATTTTGAGTTTTAGCGAACAAAAAGCTCCGAAAATAGTCAGTGACTTGCATGATCAGATGATTACACAAAATGAAAAACTCCGGGAAGGCATTAACGGGATGCAGGCACAGCTTGCAGATGGCAGGCTGACTCCTCAGTTCCTGCACGATTCAGGAATGATGCGTACCATTGAACAAATTACCGGCATCTATAATCAAATTCAGCAGTTTGGCGGTGAGTAG
- the coaD gene encoding pantetheine-phosphate adenylyltransferase — translation MTEKTAVYPGSFDPVTYGHLDIIKRGLSVFDHIIVAVLNNSRKDPLFSVEERVEMLTEATKDLRHVTVDSFDGLLMDYVHKKKVSIVLRGLRAISDFEYELQIASINKNLNPEIETCFMMTSNRFSFLSSSMVKEVAKYGGSVHGLVPDVVETAIRNKYANQ, via the coding sequence GTGACAGAAAAGACAGCCGTATATCCAGGCAGTTTTGATCCGGTGACTTACGGACACCTGGATATTATAAAACGCGGTCTTTCCGTATTTGATCACATCATTGTCGCTGTATTGAATAATTCAAGAAAGGATCCGCTGTTTTCAGTCGAAGAGCGAGTGGAGATGCTTACTGAAGCAACGAAAGATCTCAGACATGTCACAGTCGATTCATTTGATGGTCTCCTGATGGATTATGTACATAAAAAAAAGGTATCCATCGTTTTACGTGGATTAAGAGCAATATCTGATTTCGAGTATGAGCTTCAGATTGCTTCAATCAATAAAAATCTTAACCCGGAGATTGAAACATGTTTTATGATGACCAGTAACCGATTTTCTTTTCTAAGTTCCAGCATGGTCAAAGAAGTGGCTAAATATGGAGGTTCTGTGCATGGTCTGGTGCCGGATGTCGTCGAAACGGCGATCCGGAATAAATATGCGAATCAGTAA